The DNA window TCTCTGCAGTCACACTCGGTAACTGCCAAAATCACTAGTCGCTGTGATCCCAGGTTGGCCTGGTGGATCACCGTCGTTTATGGGTCGCTGGATGCTAATGACCAGCAGGCTTTTCTTAACGAGCTCGTGGGTCTACGCTCCTCGCTGCTGGGTCCCTGGCTCATTTGCGGGGACTTCAACATGATCTACCGTGCGGCGGATAAGAACAACGACCGGCTTGATTGCCGATGTATGCGTCGCTTCGGGTGTTTTCTTGGTGCGGTGGCGGTCGAGGAGCTACACCTCAACGGTCGCCTATTCACATGGACTAACGAGCGCCTGCACCCAACGCTCGAGCGCATTGACCGCGCTTTCGCTTTGGTGGATTGGTTGGAACTGTACCCGAACCACCACATGCGTGCGCTCTCGTCGGACTGCTCGGACCACGCACCCCTACTGCTGTGCATGGATGTCGTTCCCTGGGCGCGCAAGCGCTTTCGCTTCGAGTCCTTCTGGACAAAGCTGCATGGGTTCCTCGACGTCGTCGCCTTGGCTTGGGAACCGACCTTGCTTCATGCAGACGCGTTCCGTATCATGGACTACAATCTCAGGAACGTCGCTCGCGCACTAAAAAGTTGGAGTATGCGCAATATCGGGAAGCGTCCGGCTACAGCTTGCCATTGCTCGCGAGGTCATCTTGCGTTTGGACTGCACGCAAGACCGGCGACCCCTGTCGACTGAGGAGAGTGCGCTGAGAAAGgacatgaaatgcaaatgccttGGCCTCGCGTCCCTCCAAAGAACAATCGCCAGGCAGCACTCCAGGTTGATGTTCCTAGCCGAAGAGGACGCCAACACGAGGTTCTTCCATCTTCAGGCTTGCCACCACAGTTCGAAAGAACCACATTGCCTCGCTCAGAGTCCAGGGGAACGACCTTGTCCTCAATGAGCAGATGGCAGACGCAGTGTATCACCACTACAGCGGCCTGCTCGGCACTCCATTCCATCGAGCGGCCGCTGTGAATTTGACAGCCTGGGTCTCGCCCAGCATTATTTATCCATGCTGGACGTGTGCTTCTCCGAGTTCGAGATCTAGGTGACCATCTCGGAGTTGCCGTTGGACAAAGCTCTAGGGCCGGATGGCTTCATCGGGCTGTTCTACAAAGTAGCCTGGCCGATCATCAAACAGGACGTCGTCAACGCTTTCAACGCATTCTGGTCACTGGACGGGCGCAACTTCAATTTAATCAATGATGCCTTCATGATTCTCCTAAAAAAGAAGAATGAAGCCCAGGAGATCTGTGACTACCACCCAATCAGCCTTATGCACAGCTTTGGAAAGCTTATTGCCAAATGTCTTGCCCATCGGCTTGCTCTGGTGCTCAATGACCTGGTGCATCCCTGTCAGAGCGCGTTCATCCAGGGACGGTCCATACATGATAATTTTAGAGCCGTTCAACTGACCTGCAAGACCTTGCACCAGAAGAAGCAAGGTTGCCTCCTTCTTAAGATCGATATTGTGAAAGCCTTCGACTCCGTCTGTTGGCCTTTCCTTTTGGAGGTCCTACAACGGCTCAGCTTCAGTAGGCGGTGGAGGAACTGGATGTCTATCCTCCTTGGATCGGCAAGCACCAAAGTCCTCCTCAACGGCAGACCGGGCAACCACATCTGCCATGCCAAAGGCTTGCGGCAAGGTGACCCCTTGTCCCCGATGTTGTTCGTCCTAGCTATGGAGGTGCTTGGCGGACTCATCCAGTGGGCTGAGTCCCAGTCCATCTTCTGCACCTCTCCGGTGCGCCGCGGTGCGTTCAAGGGTGTCGCTATACGCGGACGACGTCGTCATGTTCATTAAGCCAGAGATGAACGACATCGTCGCCATCAAAACCATCCTGCAGATCTTCGGCGATGCGTCAGGGCTTGTACACTAACTTGGGCAAGTGTGTCGCCAACCCGATCTCCTGTTCACAGGAGGAGCTTCAGCTCAGTTCAAAACATGCTGTCCTGCACAATCGGAGCCTTTCCGTGCAAGTACTTGGGCATCCCTATCTCTACTCGCAGGCTGCGCCGGACCGAGGAACAATTCCTCATTGACACCGTCGCGGCGCGTATTCCGCTCTGGAAGGGTCAGCTCATGAACACTGCGGGCAGGGTGGCGTTGACATAGGCGACACTCTCGGCCATCCCAGTGCACCTCTCCATTGCCGTGTGCCTGTCGCCATGGGCGGTCGACCGCATCGACAAGCTACGTCGATCGTTCATCTGGTCTGGGTCGGCCACAGTGGGCGCGGTCATGTGTCGCGTGGCGTGGGAGGTCGGTTTGTCAGGCCCAAGGAGCTCGGTGGTCTCGGCATCATCGACCTGCGAAGGTTCGGTCTAGCTCTGAGATTGCGCTGGGAGTGGGTGCGAAGGTTGACCCGAACCGAACTTGGATCGACCTTCCGTCATCATCAGACAAAGCCACGCGTGCCCTCTTTCGTGCAGCAACCATGATGGTCGTCGGGGACGGGACCTCAACGCTGTTCTGGCAAGACTCCTGGATTCATGGGTGCTGTGTTGAACAAATTGCGCCCGCGGTGTTTGCCTCGGTACCGCGGGCGAAGGCGAGGTCCAGGTCTGTGGCGTCGGGTCTGGCTGATCACGCCTAGGGTGTCCGACATTACTGGGGCACAAACTGTTCAGGTCTTCCTCCAGTACCTTGGACCTCTGGGAGCGGGTTCGCGGTGTACAGCTTGTGACGGGGGTTACGGACTCCGTCATCTGGCGTTGGTCCGCTGACCACAAGTACTCCGCGGCATCGGCGTACTGGTGCGATGTTCATCGGATCGACCTCGCCATTCGGTGCTAAGTTGATTTGGGGGACGCGCGCACCGCCCAAGGTCAGGTTCTTCTTCTGGTTGGCTCTGCATCGTCGTTGCTGGACCGCGAATCGGCGGATGCGTCATGGGCTGCAGGACAGTGACGCTTGCATCATGTGTCTTCAAGCCTCCGAAACTCTGGATCATATCCTGCTGGGTTGTGTCCTCAGCCGTCAGGTCTGGATAATGCTCCTGTCCAAGCTTGGGCTCACAGCCGTGGCCGCTCACGGTGACGTCGACCCCTTCCTCTGGTGGGCCTGGGCTAGGCGTAGGGTGCACCGAGGCAGCAGGAAGGGCTTTGATTCGCTCCTCATGCTAATCTGCTGGGTGCTTTGGAAGGAACGCAACAGCACGGACGTTCAGGAATGAGGCCAAGGACGCTCGAGAGCTGTGTTTGGAGATCCGACAGGAGGCCGCCTTGTGGTTGCGGGCCGGGTATTCGACCCTGTCGTCGCTCGCTTCGTTCATGTAATTAGTCTCTTGTGTGCTCGCTGCCGGCTACCTCTGGTTTTTCTTTTGCCGCTCGGTTTTATGTTTGTGCTGCTAGACGTGGCAACCTTTGCTTACCTTACGTCGACACTGCCGTTGTTTGTTTGGATGTTCTCtttttcctcttaatgaaatacgtgctacagtgcacattcgagaaaaaaaaagaggatGGTTGAAAATGACTGAAGCCCCCCTCTTGTATGAGTTTCTAGATTCCGCCACTGCTTACATTCCTTCTGATCTTCCTGAAAGATCGTATGCTGGACCTTATGTTGTTCCTTAGCTTGAAAAATACTGCTGTTCACGTGCTTCCGATCCTTCTCATCTTTTCTTCTCCAAAAAGATAAACACCTAGAGCTAGAAGGCACGCAGTAAGGCATCAAATGGCCAGTTAGCAGGAGGGCCCTCCCGTCGAGGCATGCACGAAAGGCCAGGCCTCAACCCCATCTGTTTCATTTGCTTGCTCCTTCTTCACATGAAGCCATACAACCACCTGAACAGACACAAACGATATACCACTGCATGCAACTATGCAAGGGGATGATGAGCGAGTGTGAGTGCTGTAacgccctaaaatttgcctcttttgaaaatatgtttaaattgatttaaatttgaattttgtgctcatgaaattgtcgacacagaatttcgtcccgtgccgagcacacacgagcaagcctgaagggtccgctcgatggagctggagatccgcctatcttcagcgcaggggtggtcgatcctgcgcactcttcccaagacgtgccagccaatttgaccctataattgacaaggagagaaagtttatcagtaatttaggacggaacatgccggtgttgccagacagccccgaatgtgcggctctgagagccgatatgaaaggagatcgactaaatagtcgattccagcatattcataagaatgaatcggttaaagctcatggagttgtgtaagaagaatcagttatcgttcaggatgaatatcattctttggacaaatattggtcaatggcaataaggtattaacaataattagcttatactgagccaatgactgcaagtaaccgaacccctttataaaagaaacagttcatcatcattcaactatttaatagagataaatctaatgaacatattagatctcatctatcgctatgaccagtggggcatgagacagaatcatgcaggccgtagaaataacaatagactcgatgaccctaacttattaccaatatcagtggggcatgaggcagaatcatgcaggccgtaatacaataataagatcatggggctaacacatctttcaacccatcgctacttcaacggtctcgtgacatgaattgttcgtgaaagcactcgatatcggctaaaacagccgattcaggcatagcgcacaattaagatcatgccctctcagaaacagatctaccaaacaacgatccccactccacggtgctaacagtagggtgtgaggcagaatcacacaggccgtgataacgggccatggaacggtttttgctagccaacagatctacttaagatcaaaCACGTCTTAACCGCATGTtgtgcacgattaagattgatataaaatagccgataaaacataactcatcgtttaaagtgcggattagatcaatttagattaacaaacgatgggttaaaaaggatataaggccgatctagatcaatcccaatcggacgaagtgatattgctgtaattaaataaataatggaagcaataagcaatatcggtaacttaatgaatctatccgaaggaacgccacccttagctagagccgataacttgaccttaatctagttcgagcagtggaggtcgaccggatcgatgcagccgtacttgaactagacaaaagtcgataactaactcataccagagtcgcagtggaggtcaacggATCGATccagccgtatgaacagaggtataagccatgatggtacttacagacaagcagtggaggtcgaccggatcgatgcaaccgtacttgctgaagaactcaccgagatctactctactcctactcctaaggggtggccacagccgaaaaaagtaaataacttgtatttgattgattgtgtgtgtttttacaatagccagggtttcatatttatacccggagcctaaaaacgaatcctactcgagtacgactcaatacaatctttggtacgaagaaaacattcctattttaagacaacttggactctaatcttttcccttctgtagagtctgatatgtatcttctcaatgccaatcatatctcatcatcgctatctgctgacgtcatttaaAGATAATCGATCCTAGTGTCGCATCCGAACCggcagatatcaatctttacgtaatcgactccttgattgacacaatcttggaagcctgtgagttcccgcgctcttctcccaaaaattttggtgtaaacacatgccccccaattttaggataaaatgattttatcccaaaatttcaGTACATTGGTTTACCACGCCGCAGCTGTTCTATCCCGAgatatacgcatgactcctgacttcctagcccgagttttatataacatcccaatagtatcttttccGACTCTCTCGGCCCTTTTGCTTTCTCCCTTTTTCTTGAGCCAACTGTTCTAACCGATCCTTTTCAGGACATTGAATTTGATCCTCCGAGTTTGGATAGGGAGGGGCGTCCCATAGACTATCAACCACCAtgcccggttgcaagattaggaTCGGTTGCACCTTCGttgaagaagttgatgaaaactcatgctgcccccaTGATTATGATATGTCAATCTACAAAGTGCAAGGCGGTCCAAGGGGCAACTTAGAAAGCCACTACTGGAAAAAGACTctgcaggatgagaccatcagctgctcaggtgaaCGATCCATATTTTCTCGAACTGAGGTTTAACTTCCTAACTCCGTTCTTTCATAGTTATCAAACATTGCGTCTCAAACTTTCCTAGGTGCGGAGTTGTTGTCTCAGGCGTTTGATTCAGCACCAGTCAAACCTTCGtcggctgatcctcaaaaggagccgatttcGGTGGAAGTAACTGATGCTTCCACAACGACAAAAAATGTGAGTTTTTGCTTCCgttttatccttgatgcttgttggagtattttcctCAAAAATTCCTGATTTTATTCAATTTTCATCTTTCATCTGATTTCTTGCTATGTCAGATACTTCCCGTGGAAACACCTATACAAGAGCAGGGGTTTGACGGTCTCCTTATTGAAAATAATCCTGCTGTTGCTGATATCCAAACCGTCGATTCCCCGGTCCAGCATACAACTAGTGGTAAGAAAATCATATGCTCAGATACCAACATGAATTAAAATCCTTCCTTGTTACTGCAGATACCAACGCTGGAAGCTTAGAGCCAATTCAATCAGATGCTATTAGTGCGTCATCAGCTGTTCCCCCTCTTCAGATAGAGGCTACTACAGAGAAGGTACTGTATCTTCTTCGCCATCCATTTTGTGATAAACCGATTCAAACCTCCTAATCAGGATTTCCCTTATACACAAGCACTCAATCTTCCAGTCCAgagttactctttcaatcttgaggagtattttgatgaagatgaaatcagatcGTCAGCCACTTCCTCTAGTGAAGCTTTGTCGgaggagaccagaaatcggctaagaaATATACTGCCAacatttgagaagaatatagccaattTGGCCCAAGGTACTCATTTAATGCAGAGAGCTTTCTTGGCCATTAAGGGTGATCCATCCCCAactctctctagagtcttgtcatctttgtccATTTTCGAAGATTAGGCCCTGAAGGTGAAAAAGACCTAGAGGAATTTGTCCAATCGCGAAGCCTTGCTGGACAAGGggaactccaacaggcaagaggctaaagagctgacgtagttgattgatgatttgaagaactcctccctcaggaccGATCTAGAGTTGTCTCAACTAGGGATCAAGCGTGCAAAACTTGAGAATGAGCTAGAAAACgcgaaggctgccattgatcatcgcaagtcCACTCTAACCCAAATACATGTTGCCATCAAACAGAATAAACAGGAACTGTTGGCCAAAGTAAAAGAAGGCAGAGCCATCCGAAGTAGCCTTGAGAATATTACTGGAACAGCCGAAGAATACGAGCAAAAGCTTGCAGAAGCTTATGTTATTCGGCTAGAAGTACTGAAAGTCATCCAGGATATTCTAAACCTATGATCCGTATGTTAACAAGTGTCTTGTGTAGGATCAATGATAACTTGTATTTTTGTTGCCTTGTTGTATTTCTCGTTTTCGCTTAAGAgctgatttgaaaatagccgatttcaTACTTccaatcttaatccaattaagtctgaaaactgggcttttattaagagaacccttcgattttctGCCCTCAGTTGCCCAACGTCGTATTCTCATCGGCATTAGTGAAGTAGCGCTTCGtgttctattaattgcggttgccttttgcatgtccgaggcgtccgcctcttcgcttcatgtcttcaaataccagccaagggcttcggcctcgaacacatctccattcACAACTGTTCCTTCAATCTCCTCCGCCTACCAAAACCCTATAGCagttttctttctcccttccatagATCCAATCATCCTTCATGGCCGGCGAGGATAACCGAGGCAAGCACACAGCAAAGGAGATcctggaggagaacatgccgatgagccagcgtctccgacgcatgaggtgagattgatgatTCCCTCTCATGGCGACGAACtattctgactcgcctataggtttgttgtgaatgacagtcttcgtCCCCTTCCTAGGGCCGGCGGGCCCTCCGATGCGGCATCTTCTACGCCGGCCTCATCGTCGAATTCTTCCAACTCCTACAACAGCGACGACGCCCGGTGtttccttcatgagtggaggatggctcggAATCGTTATTCTGAGGCGACTTGGGAGAACAGTCAACTTGAGATTCATCTTGGGGTCTCTCAGGCTGCTCTTCAtgcggccgaggaggaggccagcgccgtccgagcacggctggccgagtctgaggccatggtggtgggtaagatgaattctaggAATGCCTCATTCCGATTTCcattgtctttatcttgatagtctttttgttcctatgattgccagccctgatggtgcagttagaatctctccaactagcggcgaaCGCAGCCATGGATGCCGTCAATGCTCAGGGTTCCCCCATCGACGCTCATCTCCAAGACATCCCGGCCCGTGtttaggagattgccctccacgacgttcgtcatggtgcggcggtggcgctaACCGCGGTGCAAGTCCAAACTgggtatgagctccatgccatggagactggctttCCAATGGGCAATGGCCCAGAGGAACATGAGGACCTTGTTTACACCGAAATTTGGAAAGAAGGTCGCGGTGActcaagctcccaagatcatgtcgtcAAGGGAATCAATTACATGCAGATCGGAACTAGCCGATTCGGATGCAAGAATtataatcggctttcttcagatagcgccagcagataaggaCAAAGGCTACAATCAGCGCCAGGATGGAATGTGATGGACtctcaaaaagggaaagattagagtccaagttatcttaaattaggagtgttttcattataccaaagattatattgagtcatactcgagtaaggttcgttttagactccgggtataaataccaaaccccgactattgtaaaaatcaaccaatcaatcaaatacaagtcaattacttttttcagctccggccaccccttaggagtaggagtagagtagatctcggcgagttcttcggcaagtacggctgcatcgatccggtcgacctccactacttgttgtaagtaccgtcatggtttatacctctgttcgtacggctgcatcgatccggtcgacccccactgcggctctggtataagctagttatcgactcttgcctaattcaagtagggcctgtgtgattctacctcacaccccactgcttgaattagatcaaggtcaagttatcggctctaccttagtatgacagtctttggtagattcattaagttaccgatattgcttattgcttttattgtttatctaattacagcaatatcactctgcccgattgagattgatctggatcggccttatatcttgtttaactcatcgtttgctaatctaaaaccgatctaatctacatcttaagcgatgagttatgtttttatcggctgttttacttcaatcttaatcgtgcatagcgtgcggttaaggcatgttcgatcttgagtagatctatcggttagcgaaaaccgtttcatggcccgtcatcatggcctgtgggattctacctctcaccccactgttggcaccatggagtggggatcattggttggtagatccgttcctgaggaagcatgaccttaactatgcgctatgcttgaatcggctgtttagccgatatcgaatgctttgacgaacagttcacatcacgagattgttgaagtagagataagttgaaagatgtgttagccccatgtcttgttattgtattattgcctgcatgattctgcctcatgtcccactgatattagtaatgagttagggtcgtcgagtctattgttgtttctatggcctgcatgattttgcctcatgccccactggtcatggcgatagatgagatctaacatgttcattagatttatcattattaaatggttaagtgatgttgaattgtttctttatacaaAGAGGAGTTCGGTTACTAATATTCATTGGCTCAGGACAAACCGATCACTGTTGAtatcttattaccattgattaatattcgtttaaatgatgtttatcctgaatgataaccgattctcttcacacgaccccatgagctctaactaacttattctcatgaatatactggaatcggctatttagccgatttctttcatatcggctctcacagccgtacattcgagactgtctggtaacaccggtaagttctgcccttaattaccgatggactttctctccttgtcaattgcagggtcaaattgactggcacgcctcgggaggattgcgcaggatcaaccacccctgcactgaagctaggcagatctgctccatcgagcggacccttccggcttgctgcgtgtgtcctcggcacgggacgaaattctatgtcgacacatatTTCTAgcatgcctggtgggacaccacaattgtcatggcggttcacaacaacgacaacatccttatggtacattatgaagacctacctgatgaagataaggataccatcaacaaagctacagaagaatttcagaagaagtgtttgttgtcctacaccaaaacacgtgacaacacaattattcagaaatttccactaccaagagttctactacatgggcagacaaatacggtcgaagctgaagatagacgtttctttacagaagccatagacaagtctgttcatgatgccatatcaagccgcaatgaagctttcgttgacgcgtttcacaacgccatgaaagaggcgattcatggaattcgagttggtcaggttggatcgacttgttataatattccagatccattgacccaagggactaatcaagtcggtaccagtcatcaagaagcaggcaccaactggtaatggtggcgtctagacacttcaaggttcatctgaacaaactccgggtactgctacaaatcagatacaatacaatcctggaccgtcagtacagcttgtgcagcagccggcggggcaaagtcaaaaccagatgatcaattttggcacatcaggccacataccgtcgtcggctcagaagatagcaccatcaattcagaaggatccatagagatatagatccttatgtctataatcagagacttcaagcagcaagccagcaaaggacccaacagattgagattccacaaggctatcactatggcacggattataacaccctccacatgataccaaatctaggatatcaaggcacgcgggatttcaatccacagatgggtcagcaagtaccgagaaatccaaatccgcaagctgacgagttgctgctcaaggtgaccgagatgatgtagaatcagttcggtctgaagccaaaaggaatgactttttcgtacaaacgcccatatctagaatggtatgatttggtcgctcttcctgcaaattacaggctcacagagttcgccaagttcactagtcaagacggtacaagcacaatagaacatgttagtcggtatcttacacaattaggcgaagcatcagttgaggatgcccatcgagttcgtttcttctccttgtccctgtaagggccggccttcacttggttctcgtcactaccagtcaactccattgccaattgggccgacctggagaagaagttccatacatatttttacattggaactggagagaagaaaataaccgatttgacaaccatgagacagaggactaatgaatcgggcactgagtttcttcgagattccgagagactaagaatctgtgtttctcattgagcttggccgatgatcagctagctgctttagtcatccaaggaatgctgccaatgtggaaagaaaagctgctaggacaggaatttgacaacttgggtcaattggctcaacgagtggcagcacttaatagccaattccagagcataTGCAGAGATactcgattccagaagagtaccttagtggccaaagcttacgatccatattcagtcgatgacggctatgaagatgaagaagaagaggttgctgcagctaaatggaattggggcaagaagacagtaatggtgccaaatccttggggaggaGGAgttaaggagagctatgactttgatgtcacaaaatcggacaagctctttgacttcttacttgagaagggccagatcaaattgccggACGATCTTGTTATGTTACCCCCTgaatagttgaagaataagaagttctgcaagttccataatgctgcttctcattccactaatgagtgcagaattttccggcagcatatacagagggctattcagcaagggaggctcaaattcgatacacctcggaagatgaaagtcgatgataatcctttcctaggagattagaacatggttgatgctgggctgttcaaaggaaaaaccaaggtcctaacatcgaccaaatcgagagaagctaggacagtcgatcccaaaatgcaaatatcgactgatgagtacagagagattagaagacatcgtgccgaacaaaagagccgatacgagcagaggAAGACGTTGAAAGCAGAGACgtgggtcacatctcggattctattgaataaatggcagcggcagaaggaaaaggattatcaacgttggttaaaagatcaagcataccagcatcaattagaagaagagaggtatgaaagggaacaagctgaattacattggaattgtcccttctttaggcactgctggaatgaaggtttgaagtttcCTACCAGACACGACt is part of the Miscanthus floridulus cultivar M001 chromosome 9, ASM1932011v1, whole genome shotgun sequence genome and encodes:
- the LOC136480824 gene encoding uncharacterized protein, with product MSNENILVWNVRGLNGRAWRNVVRDFIVQERVSLVCLQETKLSNVCNQLASECLGTSFEYAFLPAVNTAGGVLLGWRTDAWSASHVSLQSHSVTAKITSRCDPRLAWWITVVYGSLDANDQQAFLNELVGLRSSLLGPWLICGDFNMIYRAADKNNDRLDCRCMRRFGCFLGAVAVEELHLNGRLFTWTNERLHPTLERIDRAFALVDWLELYPNHHMRALSSDCSDHAPLLLCMDVVPWARKRFRFESFWTKLHGFLDVVALAWEPTLLHADAFRIMDYNLRNVTISELPLDKALGPDGFIGLFYKVAWPIIKQDVVNAFNAFWSLDGRNFNLINDAFMILLKKKNEAQEICDYHPISLMHSFGKLIAKCLAHRLALVLNDLVHPCQSAFIQGRSIHDNFRAVQLTCKTLHQKKQGCLLLKIDIVKAFDSLWRCLADSSSGLSPSPSSAPLRCAAVRSRVSLYADDVVMFIKPEMNDIVAIKTILQIFGDALRRTEEQFLIDTVAARIPLWKGQLMNTAGRVALT